The following are encoded in a window of Limibacter armeniacum genomic DNA:
- a CDS encoding TM2 domain-containing protein, whose product MNKHYLQSKVKSTGTTYLFWFFFGAHYAYLGMWGIQFLYWFTLGGVGVWALIDLFLIPGKVSRYNAKLFAQIDQLEKKERDEDMARNISMIQASKTDSNE is encoded by the coding sequence ATGAACAAGCACTATCTGCAATCGAAAGTAAAATCAACGGGCACGACCTATCTGTTCTGGTTCTTTTTTGGGGCCCATTATGCTTACCTCGGGATGTGGGGCATCCAGTTCCTGTACTGGTTTACGCTTGGGGGCGTAGGGGTTTGGGCCTTGATTGACCTTTTCCTGATACCTGGCAAAGTGAGTCGTTACAATGCCAAGCTGTTCGCTCAGATAGACCAGCTGGAGAAGAAGGAAAGGGATGAGGACATGGCCCGGAACATTTCCATGATACAGGCATCCAAAACAGATAGTAATGAGTAG
- a CDS encoding very short patch repair endonuclease codes for MPDKFSPEVRSRIMASIKGKDTRPELIVRRYLHRHGFRFRLHGRYRGKVLPGKPDIVLPKYKTVIFVHGCFWHGHQDCKYYKLPKTNTEFWRWKIARNRANDISHRMDLLREGWNVMTVWECAIRYDKERTLKVLDSLVDMIKV; via the coding sequence ATGCCCGACAAGTTTAGCCCCGAAGTACGCAGCAGGATCATGGCCTCGATCAAGGGCAAGGATACGAGGCCTGAGCTGATTGTGAGGCGCTACCTGCACCGCCATGGCTTCCGCTTCCGGCTGCACGGCAGGTACAGGGGCAAAGTCCTGCCTGGCAAACCTGACATCGTGTTACCCAAGTACAAGACCGTGATCTTTGTCCATGGCTGCTTCTGGCATGGGCACCAAGACTGCAAGTACTACAAGCTGCCCAAGACCAACACAGAGTTTTGGCGTTGGAAAATCGCTCGGAACCGAGCCAATGACATTAGCCACCGTATGGACTTGTTGAGGGAAGGGTGGAATGTGATGACGGTTTGGGAGTGTGCTATTAGGTATGACAAAGAAAGGACCCTGAAAGTGCTAGATAGCTTGGTTGATATGATCAAGGTATGA
- a CDS encoding MvaI/BcnI family restriction endonuclease: protein MNPFFIPNEGEERLIEIIQKYCREEFSLIRMTETMLKKSIIDASGELREILKQGRVVDFSTMPQGDEGKVYYNTAILSQSEVAEQRTSYYRPNTKKGDPRFWPSRLPRYAQSNDLVYFTVYKGQVIAIPLRDTEGFEGMLLSYFGEPETAEDYVGTLISELRKIKGQWIRSVSPHKLNPKDVGETLEKALGIPVNNLKNADYMGEIEIKAKRAATKTKDTLFSKVPNWDISPVPTATDMMLTHGYQSKKYPGYQDLYVTVSNTPNAQGLFLQSIPDKNLLVQKAGQLDVNIDTCYWEYETLKEALYNKHPKTLWVVGEHKLIEGEIHFQYTKVQLTQRPIFSQFISLIDQGIVTYDWRGRVLPDRTGYKDKGHAFRLKSAKDREKLFGSVEDIEL, encoded by the coding sequence GTGAATCCATTTTTTATCCCCAATGAGGGGGAAGAACGCCTAATTGAGATTATCCAGAAATACTGTAGGGAAGAGTTTAGCCTGATCCGGATGACGGAAACAATGCTAAAGAAAAGTATTATTGACGCCTCAGGGGAGTTGAGGGAAATCCTCAAGCAAGGGAGAGTTGTGGATTTTAGTACAATGCCTCAGGGCGATGAGGGAAAGGTCTACTACAATACCGCCATCTTATCACAGAGCGAAGTGGCTGAGCAGAGGACCAGCTACTACCGGCCGAATACCAAGAAGGGGGACCCCCGATTCTGGCCATCACGCCTGCCCCGTTATGCGCAATCCAATGACTTGGTATACTTCACTGTCTACAAGGGACAGGTGATTGCTATTCCTCTCCGGGATACAGAGGGCTTTGAGGGTATGCTACTATCCTATTTTGGGGAGCCTGAAACAGCTGAGGATTATGTTGGCACCCTGATAAGCGAACTGAGAAAAATAAAAGGACAGTGGATAAGAAGTGTAAGCCCTCACAAGCTGAATCCAAAGGATGTGGGAGAAACATTGGAAAAAGCGCTGGGGATTCCGGTGAACAACCTCAAGAATGCTGACTACATGGGAGAGATTGAGATCAAGGCAAAAAGAGCGGCAACCAAGACAAAGGATACACTTTTCAGTAAGGTACCTAACTGGGACATTAGCCCTGTACCAACGGCTACAGATATGATGCTGACCCATGGCTACCAAAGTAAAAAGTACCCAGGGTACCAAGACTTGTATGTGACGGTAAGTAATACCCCGAATGCACAAGGTCTTTTCTTACAAAGTATTCCAGACAAGAACTTGCTGGTACAGAAGGCTGGACAGCTTGATGTAAACATTGACACCTGCTACTGGGAGTACGAGACCCTTAAGGAAGCGCTCTATAACAAGCACCCCAAAACGTTGTGGGTGGTTGGCGAACACAAGCTTATAGAAGGGGAGATCCACTTCCAGTACACGAAGGTGCAATTGACGCAACGACCAATTTTTTCCCAGTTCATTTCACTGATCGACCAGGGAATTGTCACTTATGACTGGAGAGGGAGAGTGCTACCGGATAGGACAGGCTATAAGGACAAGGGGCATGCCTTCAGGCTTAAATCAGCAAAAGACAGGGAAAAGCTTTTTGGCTCGGTAGAGGATATTGAGCTATAA
- a CDS encoding DNA cytosine methyltransferase produces the protein MNHIELFAGCGGLSLGLESLGFELVFANELSPMASETFAYNFFGENLTELAGREEPAQMTYWLNSQFERNNLTRRLRENPQEVPDDGTGHNDLLDEDANIQGSMVVGNIIELNGFLETQPELLQRIQHALDLEGDEVDLVSGGPPCQSFSMAGLRQHDNARNQLPWEFARFVRLVKPKVALLENVSGILRAFDIDGKKHYAWFEVAKAFATIGYVPICLHVNAKYTGTAQNRPRYIMLALREDVFQEFQAGDRNEVELSLLENSHVFYTAVQGEQENEMEPVMFGDLEYHDIEKNPERFTNTFLAPLLQFKEGQWRSVTDAIDDLRGEGIAQSAYVQQVNHELLGNRILGGFELGNHEHRGNGELVQRRFRLYQVLEQVVPATKKNINAFLRRPDETILEDGTVAEMLRFDFLNEENYYIRFNDGLELDQYLRTLLTKKQTQRALVANRPAPAALSIPDDACHYHHDELRTLTVREMARIQSFPDWFEFRSKVTTGGQMRKFEVPQYTQVGNAVPPLLGRALGQVVTNVLNA, from the coding sequence GTGAATCATATAGAACTGTTTGCAGGATGTGGTGGCCTTTCATTGGGATTGGAATCGTTAGGATTTGAACTGGTGTTTGCCAATGAACTGTCACCGATGGCCAGCGAGACATTTGCCTACAACTTCTTTGGAGAGAACCTGACGGAGTTGGCAGGAAGAGAGGAGCCAGCCCAAATGACCTACTGGCTCAATAGCCAGTTTGAACGCAATAACCTTACTCGAAGGCTAAGGGAAAATCCACAGGAGGTTCCCGATGATGGGACTGGACACAACGACTTGCTGGATGAAGATGCAAACATACAGGGTAGTATGGTGGTGGGCAATATCATTGAACTCAACGGCTTTCTGGAGACACAACCGGAACTGCTACAGCGCATACAGCATGCGCTGGATCTGGAAGGGGATGAGGTGGATCTTGTATCCGGTGGGCCTCCTTGCCAAAGCTTTAGTATGGCGGGCCTCAGGCAACATGACAATGCCCGTAACCAGTTGCCATGGGAGTTTGCCCGGTTCGTCAGGCTGGTGAAGCCGAAAGTGGCCTTGCTAGAAAATGTTTCGGGTATTCTTAGGGCTTTCGATATAGATGGAAAAAAGCATTATGCTTGGTTTGAGGTAGCCAAGGCATTTGCCACAATCGGCTATGTCCCGATTTGCCTGCATGTCAATGCCAAGTACACTGGCACTGCCCAGAACAGGCCGAGGTATATCATGCTGGCCCTGAGGGAAGATGTTTTTCAGGAGTTTCAGGCAGGAGACAGGAACGAGGTGGAGCTATCATTGCTGGAGAACTCCCATGTTTTCTATACAGCCGTACAAGGGGAACAAGAGAACGAGATGGAGCCAGTAATGTTCGGTGATCTGGAATACCATGATATTGAGAAAAACCCTGAGCGATTTACCAATACTTTTCTCGCGCCACTGCTACAATTCAAAGAAGGGCAGTGGAGAAGCGTGACCGATGCCATTGATGACTTGCGAGGTGAAGGGATTGCACAAAGTGCATATGTTCAACAGGTTAACCATGAACTGCTGGGAAACAGGATCCTTGGAGGCTTTGAGCTGGGTAATCACGAGCACAGGGGCAATGGGGAACTTGTACAGAGAAGGTTCAGGCTGTACCAGGTGCTGGAGCAAGTAGTCCCGGCAACCAAGAAAAATATCAACGCTTTCCTGAGAAGGCCAGATGAAACCATATTGGAGGATGGGACTGTTGCCGAAATGCTGAGGTTCGATTTCCTGAACGAGGAAAACTATTATATCCGATTCAATGATGGATTGGAACTGGACCAGTACCTACGTACCCTGCTCACCAAGAAGCAGACACAACGGGCCTTGGTGGCAAATCGACCGGCACCGGCAGCACTGTCCATACCGGATGATGCCTGTCACTACCACCATGACGAGTTAAGGACCCTAACTGTCCGTGAGATGGCCAGAATACAGTCGTTCCCAGACTGGTTTGAATTCCGTTCGAAGGTGACTACCGGAGGGCAAATGAGAAAGTTTGAGGTACCGCAGTATACGCAAGTAGGGAATGCAGTACCCCCATTGCTGGGTAGGGCATTGGGGCAAGTAGTGACTAATGTACTAAATGCCTAA
- a CDS encoding 2Fe-2S iron-sulfur cluster-binding protein yields MKYSIFFSLLLFFISSCNDNSETLKPADLQSYESFVDTHQFSKFASYEQICSVWGDFASYQKFYDSRNSLRSNNMSGSNERSVFRGYRVGLTQFGGGINQFISVEPTLYILDAAWEYGLDLPYSDRAGASSSCACKLTSGTVDQSEQSYLNAEQIEQGYVLICVAKPTSDCNLTTHMEEFLY; encoded by the coding sequence ATGAAGTATTCAATTTTTTTCTCCCTTCTATTATTTTTTATATCATCATGTAATGATAATTCTGAAACCCTAAAGCCCGCAGATTTACAATCTTATGAAAGTTTTGTAGATACACATCAGTTTTCAAAATTTGCTAGTTATGAACAAATATGTTCCGTCTGGGGAGATTTTGCTAGCTATCAAAAATTCTATGATAGTCGTAACTCACTTCGTTCTAATAATATGTCAGGTTCAAATGAAAGAAGTGTATTTAGAGGCTACAGAGTTGGGTTAACCCAATTTGGTGGTGGTATAAATCAATTTATATCTGTTGAGCCAACTCTCTATATATTAGATGCTGCTTGGGAATATGGATTAGACCTTCCCTATTCTGATAGAGCTGGTGCTAGTAGCTCTTGTGCTTGCAAATTAACTAGTGGTACAGTTGATCAGTCTGAACAGTCTTATTTAAATGCAGAACAAATTGAACAAGGATATGTACTAATTTGTGTTGCAAAACCTACAAGTGATTGTAACTTAACAACACATATGGAAGAATTTTTATATTAA
- a CDS encoding toxin-antitoxin system HicB family antitoxin, protein MKHFKYKGYTGTIEYCTENKQLEGKVLGNHALLTYRGSTGEELEQNFIKTVDSYLDACKKQGIEPDKPYKGSFNVRISPDLHRRAAQLAIDHDQSLNTFVEEAIERHVSIEDFGQAIKLTRGRFGDDLSNCLNKMSQEQRVLLVANEEQPFAVIPLPGGNSLSETIYLLSSRANEERLRESIRQLKRGEGIEMDMEIFMREGKLVPKKHVKSKE, encoded by the coding sequence ATGAAACATTTCAAGTACAAAGGCTATACAGGTACCATAGAATACTGCACAGAAAACAAGCAACTGGAAGGAAAAGTGCTTGGCAACCATGCCCTACTCACCTATAGGGGCAGTACTGGAGAGGAACTGGAGCAAAACTTTATCAAGACTGTAGACAGTTATCTAGATGCTTGCAAGAAGCAGGGCATAGAACCTGACAAGCCATACAAGGGGAGTTTCAATGTACGCATTTCTCCAGACTTGCACCGCAGGGCGGCTCAGTTGGCAATAGATCATGACCAGTCACTGAACACTTTTGTGGAGGAGGCCATTGAGCGGCATGTGTCCATAGAGGACTTTGGCCAGGCAATCAAGCTGACGCGTGGAAGGTTTGGAGATGATCTTTCCAACTGCCTGAATAAGATGAGCCAGGAGCAGCGGGTACTGCTGGTGGCCAATGAGGAGCAGCCCTTTGCTGTAATTCCTCTGCCGGGTGGAAATTCCCTGAGTGAGACGATTTACCTGCTGTCCTCTAGAGCCAATGAGGAAAGGCTGCGGGAGTCAATCAGGCAACTGAAGCGAGGGGAAGGAATAGAAATGGATATGGAAATTTTTATGCGAGAGGGAAAGTTGGTTCCCAAAAAACATGTGAAAAGTAAGGAGTAA
- a CDS encoding PD-(D/E)XK nuclease-like domain-containing protein, which yields MLKVNYKIITMPEEYYRRLPALSNSDLTVAKHLLAGIPYSKPMAAFRFGRAVHLCLLEPERWQQWKAETDQVTAQKVELLAAAARQNTALEKLLARCYTRKEQVVLWQDPITKIDCKARIDLLRERQLVADLKTTRAASLEGFISDAERFDYDRQLAFYGMALQPKRYLLAGISKKKLGSVYFISLAQDDHFILRGRQKVAAIIRTLQKQPAVLRQVLAAREV from the coding sequence ATGCTAAAAGTCAACTACAAGATCATCACCATGCCCGAAGAATACTACCGCCGCCTTCCGGCACTCTCCAACTCAGACCTGACCGTAGCCAAGCACCTGCTGGCGGGTATTCCATACAGCAAACCCATGGCAGCCTTCCGTTTTGGCAGAGCCGTACACCTATGCCTACTGGAGCCGGAGCGGTGGCAGCAATGGAAAGCCGAAACGGATCAAGTCACCGCCCAGAAGGTAGAACTACTGGCCGCTGCCGCAAGGCAAAACACTGCCCTTGAAAAACTGCTTGCACGCTGTTATACCCGAAAGGAACAAGTGGTATTGTGGCAAGACCCCATCACAAAGATTGATTGCAAGGCCAGAATTGACCTGCTGCGGGAGCGGCAGCTGGTGGCAGACCTCAAGACCACCAGAGCAGCGAGTCTGGAGGGTTTTATCTCGGATGCCGAGCGCTTTGATTATGACCGGCAACTCGCTTTCTATGGGATGGCCTTGCAACCGAAGCGTTACCTCTTGGCCGGTATCAGCAAGAAGAAGCTGGGCAGCGTCTACTTTATCAGCCTAGCCCAAGACGATCACTTTATCCTGAGAGGCAGACAGAAGGTGGCCGCCATTATCCGCACCCTGCAAAAACAGCCAGCAGTATTGAGGCAGGTACTCGCCGCTAGGGAGGTGTAA
- a CDS encoding SymE family type I addiction module toxin, which produces MKTTFKIMQRKYYRRRFREVCFPSLALEGKQLQTAGFAAGEKVKVSIEHHKITIEKC; this is translated from the coding sequence ATGAAAACCACTTTCAAGATTATGCAGCGGAAGTACTACCGCCGCCGCTTCCGCGAGGTATGCTTCCCTTCGTTAGCCCTAGAAGGCAAACAGCTCCAAACCGCTGGCTTTGCCGCTGGCGAAAAGGTCAAGGTCAGCATCGAGCACCACAAAATCACCATTGAAAAATGCTGA